From a single Vitis vinifera cultivar Pinot Noir 40024 chromosome 18, ASM3070453v1 genomic region:
- the LOC100253870 gene encoding sm-like protein LSM3B — MASEEESAVKEPLDLIRLSLDERIYVKLRSDRELRGKLHAYDQHLNMILGDVEEIVTTVEIDDETYEEIVRTTRRTVPFLFVRGDGVILVSPPLRTA; from the exons atggcgAGCGAAGAAGAGAGCGCAGTGAAGGAGCCGTTGGATCTCATAAGACTTAGCCTCGACGAGCGTATCTACGTCAAGCTCCGCTCCGACCGTGAACTCCGAGGCAAACTTCAT GCCTATGATCAGCATTTGAACATGATTCTTGGTGATGTTGAAGAAATTGTTACTACAGTAGAAATCGACGATGAAACTTATGAAGAAATTGTTCGA ACGACAAGGCGGACAGTTCCATTTCTTTTTGTTCGAGGAGATGGTGTTATTTTGGTTTCTCCTCCACTGAGGACAGCTTGA